The following proteins come from a genomic window of Mycolicibacterium rufum:
- a CDS encoding serine/threonine-protein kinase, translating into MAGEIAFELAAAGFTDANEVGRGGGGVVYRCHQTSLGRTVAIKVLASHLDEDDRERFLREGYAMGALSGHPNIVNILQVGMTERDRPFIVMPYHARGSLADQVRREGRIPWPDVLRIGVKLCGALETAHRTGTLHRDIKPGNILVNDYGDPQLSDFGTARIVGGYKTVTGFFTGTLSYTAPEVLTGKPPTVEADVYSLGATLYALIAGQAAHERHTGEELIAHYLRITSQPVPDLRDRGIPTDVCATIEKSMSLDPAERFGTAADFGRALQEAQRHNGLTADAMAIGEPAPAAPAPPDGTQALPLSGPSDTSVVPPAPPPPPPPRPAEPAPPPDRPSAAPPAKNRKTVIALAAAAAVALLVIAGVAIIATSRDTPSSSPSAAPPARPTVEAQAGWRPISDARSALDAAAATQSDGTIWIFGGMGADSRVSGAHEGYDPAIDSWKGGDALPVPVAHAMAVTWQDTPVVLGGWRTAGADAKVATDAVWRVVNSRWVPLPPLPQPRAAAAAAVVGDRIIVTGGVDAGGKVLDSTEVFDGTGWKPGASMPTARQLLAAASDGRRVYALGGTNGTTDLATVEAYDPAADSWAALPALSAPRSDLGAAVTDGRLVAVGGATAGRPVKTVSSLDLATATWTDLPDLATARHGLAVAAVGKSVYAIGGSTGTGDGQVTSSAEALKLAPRTPQPAAQWRSLPDAPTPRLMTAFTALDGKIWNIGGIRDGETLQTVETYDPGTKQWQPQPSLPIPLNHAVAATYRGEVVVIGGATDTITHASDKVFAFRDNAWVELPSLQHARAAPAAAVVGDKLVVVGGQNDKQIVPQTEVFDGTSWTSAADLPTPREHLAAVSDGVYVYAVGGRFLSADENSAAFDRFDPASGNWETLPDMPTPRGSFGAAFIDGRIVVVGGEEPTRVLPTVEMYDIANRTWSTQAPINTPVHGEVVAAVGSTVYVIGGADRPTHEGPVATVEALDFT; encoded by the coding sequence ATGGCGGGGGAGATCGCGTTCGAGCTGGCAGCCGCCGGTTTCACCGACGCCAACGAGGTGGGCCGGGGCGGTGGCGGCGTCGTCTACCGCTGCCATCAGACCTCCCTGGGGCGAACCGTCGCGATCAAGGTGCTCGCCTCCCATCTCGACGAGGACGACCGCGAGCGTTTCCTGCGCGAGGGCTACGCGATGGGCGCGCTGTCCGGCCACCCCAACATCGTGAACATCCTGCAGGTCGGCATGACCGAACGGGACCGGCCGTTCATCGTCATGCCCTATCACGCGCGTGGGTCGCTCGCCGACCAGGTGCGACGGGAGGGCCGTATCCCGTGGCCCGACGTGCTGCGCATCGGGGTGAAACTCTGCGGCGCGCTCGAAACCGCCCACCGCACAGGCACTTTGCACCGCGACATCAAACCCGGCAACATCCTCGTCAACGACTACGGCGACCCCCAGCTCAGCGACTTCGGCACCGCGCGCATCGTCGGCGGATACAAGACAGTGACCGGCTTCTTCACCGGCACGCTGTCCTACACCGCGCCCGAGGTGCTCACGGGCAAGCCTCCGACCGTCGAGGCGGACGTCTACTCCCTCGGCGCCACCCTGTACGCGCTGATCGCCGGCCAGGCCGCCCACGAACGCCACACCGGCGAGGAGCTGATCGCCCACTACCTGCGCATCACCTCCCAGCCGGTGCCCGACCTGCGGGACCGCGGAATCCCCACCGACGTGTGCGCGACGATCGAGAAGTCCATGTCCCTCGACCCGGCCGAGCGGTTCGGCACAGCGGCCGACTTCGGCCGCGCCCTGCAGGAGGCGCAGCGCCACAACGGCCTGACCGCGGACGCGATGGCGATCGGCGAGCCCGCCCCCGCCGCCCCCGCGCCGCCCGACGGCACGCAGGCTCTCCCCCTGTCCGGGCCGTCCGACACGTCCGTCGTGCCGCCCGCGCCGCCGCCACCCCCGCCCCCCAGGCCCGCCGAGCCGGCGCCGCCACCCGACCGGCCGTCGGCTGCTCCCCCGGCGAAGAACCGCAAAACCGTCATCGCCCTCGCCGCCGCAGCCGCCGTGGCCCTGCTGGTGATCGCCGGCGTCGCGATCATCGCGACATCCCGGGACACGCCCAGCTCCTCGCCGAGCGCGGCCCCGCCGGCCCGGCCGACGGTCGAGGCGCAGGCCGGCTGGCGCCCGATCAGCGATGCCCGCTCGGCCCTTGACGCGGCGGCCGCCACCCAGTCCGACGGCACGATCTGGATCTTCGGCGGCATGGGCGCCGACAGCCGCGTCAGCGGCGCCCACGAGGGGTACGACCCGGCGATCGACAGCTGGAAGGGCGGCGACGCCCTGCCCGTTCCGGTGGCGCACGCGATGGCGGTGACGTGGCAGGACACCCCCGTCGTGCTCGGGGGCTGGCGTACTGCGGGGGCCGACGCGAAGGTCGCCACCGACGCGGTGTGGCGGGTGGTCAACAGCCGCTGGGTGCCGTTGCCGCCGCTGCCGCAGCCGCGCGCCGCGGCCGCGGCCGCCGTGGTCGGCGACCGCATCATCGTGACCGGCGGGGTGGATGCCGGCGGCAAGGTGCTCGACTCCACTGAGGTGTTCGACGGCACCGGCTGGAAACCGGGCGCATCGATGCCCACCGCGCGTCAGCTGCTGGCCGCGGCCTCGGACGGCAGACGGGTCTACGCGCTCGGCGGCACGAACGGCACGACGGACCTGGCGACCGTCGAGGCCTACGACCCGGCCGCCGACTCCTGGGCCGCCCTGCCCGCGCTGTCGGCACCGCGCAGCGATCTCGGCGCCGCAGTCACCGACGGCCGGCTGGTGGCCGTCGGCGGCGCCACCGCGGGCCGCCCCGTGAAGACGGTGTCGTCGCTCGACCTGGCGACCGCGACGTGGACCGACCTGCCCGACCTCGCCACCGCCCGCCACGGGCTGGCCGTGGCCGCGGTCGGCAAGTCGGTGTACGCGATCGGCGGATCGACCGGCACCGGGGACGGGCAGGTGACGTCGTCCGCCGAGGCGCTCAAGCTCGCGCCGCGCACCCCGCAGCCCGCGGCGCAGTGGCGGTCGCTGCCCGACGCGCCCACCCCGCGGCTGATGACGGCGTTCACCGCGCTCGACGGCAAGATCTGGAACATCGGCGGCATCCGCGACGGCGAGACGCTGCAGACCGTCGAGACCTACGACCCCGGCACCAAGCAGTGGCAGCCCCAGCCGTCCCTGCCGATCCCGCTGAACCACGCGGTGGCGGCGACCTACCGCGGCGAGGTCGTGGTGATCGGCGGCGCCACCGACACCATCACCCACGCGTCGGACAAAGTGTTCGCGTTCCGCGACAACGCCTGGGTCGAACTGCCCAGCCTGCAGCACGCGCGCGCAGCCCCCGCTGCCGCGGTGGTCGGCGACAAGCTCGTCGTGGTCGGCGGTCAGAACGACAAGCAGATCGTGCCGCAGACCGAGGTCTTCGACGGGACATCGTGGACGTCGGCAGCCGACTTGCCCACTCCCCGTGAGCATCTCGCGGCGGTGTCCGACGGCGTCTACGTCTACGCCGTCGGCGGCCGGTTCCTCAGCGCCGACGAGAACTCGGCGGCCTTCGATCGGTTCGACCCCGCGTCCGGGAACTGGGAAACGTTGCCGGACATGCCGACTCCGCGCGGCAGCTTCGGTGCGGCGTTCATCGACGGCCGCATCGTGGTGGTCGGCGGCGAGGAGCCGACGCGGGTGCTGCCCACCGTCGAGATGTACGACATCGCCAACCGCACGTGGAGCACCCAGGCGCCGATCAACACCCCGGTGCACGGGGAGGTGGTCGCGGCGGTCGGCTCTACGGTCTACGTGATCGGCGGCGCCGACCGCCCGACCCACGAGGGGCCGGTGGCGACGGTCGAGGCGCTGGACTTCACGTAG
- a CDS encoding LuxR C-terminal-related transcriptional regulator translates to MAEAITVALIDDYDVVVQGVANMLEPYRDRVVVAELDASTPLKDTVDIALYDSFAQPESDHEEIGVLVANPCARRVVVYTWNFHPDLVASARERGAHGYLSKTLPARDLVAALEAVHQGETIISEAPPRARPAPGNDWPGRGEGLSDREAEILALITQGKSNADVARLTYLSPNTVKSYIRSLYRKLGVESRTQAVLWGMQHGFLPDHHRIEHWRGGP, encoded by the coding sequence GTGGCCGAGGCGATCACGGTGGCGCTCATCGACGACTACGACGTCGTCGTCCAAGGCGTGGCCAACATGCTCGAGCCGTACCGGGATCGCGTCGTCGTCGCCGAACTCGACGCCTCCACACCGCTCAAGGACACCGTCGACATCGCGCTGTACGACAGCTTCGCGCAACCGGAGTCGGATCACGAGGAGATCGGCGTGCTGGTCGCCAATCCGTGCGCCCGCCGAGTTGTGGTGTACACCTGGAACTTTCACCCCGACCTGGTCGCCAGCGCGCGTGAGCGCGGCGCGCACGGTTACCTGTCGAAGACGCTGCCGGCGCGCGACCTGGTGGCGGCGCTGGAGGCGGTGCACCAGGGGGAGACGATCATCAGTGAGGCGCCGCCGCGCGCCCGTCCCGCCCCGGGCAACGACTGGCCCGGTCGCGGTGAGGGGCTCAGCGATCGCGAGGCCGAGATCCTGGCGCTCATCACCCAAGGCAAGAGCAACGCGGACGTGGCGCGGCTGACCTACCTGAGTCCGAACACCGTGAAGTCCTACATCCGCTCGCTGTACCGCAAGCTCGGCGTCGAGAGCCGTACGCAGGCAGTGCTGTGGGGCATGCAGCACGGCTTCCTGCCCGACCACCACCGCATCGAGCACTGGCGCGGCGGCCCATAG
- a CDS encoding serine hydrolase domain-containing protein — MAFERIDELLDGVTAGGALHGVAATVVGPGGVLYEHAAGEARPDTMFRNASMTKAVATTAALQLLEQGRIALDQPVASIVPEFGDLQVLDHFEGTEPVLRAPTTPATVRHLMTHTAGCGYHFLNDKLFAYCLEKSFPNPLEGIKQSLSAPLVHDPGTVWEYGVSTDWLGMVVEAVSGQTLADYLAEHVYGPLGMTDSTFDPTDEQRARLLPVRFRAPDGSLMPTDLDLPAQPEWDAAGHGSYGTIADYGRFVRAWLNGGELDGARILKAETVELALSDHLDGAPLPKKMEPAIPELTKPVELLDVPQGWGLGFHLYLVDLPGMRSAGSADWSGLFNSFFWIDRKAGIGAVIATQLLPFFDDAMVGTILGFEAAVYAELGAAV, encoded by the coding sequence ATGGCGTTCGAGCGCATCGACGAGCTGTTGGACGGGGTGACCGCGGGCGGAGCGCTGCACGGGGTCGCCGCGACGGTGGTCGGACCCGGCGGCGTCCTCTACGAGCACGCCGCCGGAGAGGCGCGGCCCGACACGATGTTCCGCAACGCGTCGATGACCAAGGCCGTCGCCACGACCGCGGCGCTGCAACTCCTCGAGCAGGGGCGCATCGCGCTCGATCAGCCGGTCGCGTCGATCGTGCCCGAATTCGGCGACCTCCAGGTGCTCGACCACTTCGAGGGCACCGAGCCCGTCCTGCGGGCGCCCACCACGCCGGCGACGGTCCGGCACCTGATGACCCACACCGCCGGCTGCGGCTACCACTTCCTCAACGACAAGCTTTTCGCCTACTGCCTCGAGAAGAGCTTCCCCAACCCGCTCGAGGGCATCAAGCAGAGCCTGAGCGCGCCGCTGGTCCACGATCCCGGCACGGTCTGGGAGTACGGCGTCAGCACCGACTGGCTCGGCATGGTGGTCGAGGCCGTCAGCGGCCAGACGCTGGCCGACTACCTCGCCGAGCACGTCTACGGCCCACTCGGCATGACGGACTCGACGTTCGACCCGACCGACGAGCAGCGCGCGCGGCTACTGCCGGTGCGGTTCCGGGCGCCGGACGGCAGCCTGATGCCGACCGACCTCGACCTGCCGGCCCAGCCGGAGTGGGACGCCGCCGGCCATGGGTCGTACGGGACGATCGCCGACTACGGACGGTTCGTCCGGGCCTGGCTCAACGGCGGCGAGCTCGACGGCGCGCGCATCCTCAAAGCGGAGACGGTCGAGCTCGCGCTCAGTGACCACCTCGACGGGGCGCCGCTGCCGAAGAAGATGGAGCCGGCCATCCCGGAGCTGACGAAGCCGGTCGAGTTGCTCGACGTGCCGCAGGGGTGGGGCCTCGGATTCCATCTATATCTGGTCGACCTGCCTGGCATGCGCAGCGCCGGCTCGGCCGACTGGTCGGGGCTGTTCAACAGCTTCTTCTGGATCGACCGCAAGGCCGGCATCGGCGCGGTGATCGCGACGCAGCTGCTGCCGTTCTTCGACGACGCGATGGTCGGGACGATCCTCGGCTTCGAGGCCGCGGTCTACGCCGAACTCGGCGCGGCGGTCTGA
- a CDS encoding MFS transporter: MTTTTVPRSSAAETRRAIWNTIRGSSGNLVEWYDVYVYTVFATYFEGQFFDESEKNSTVYVYAIFAITFVMRPVGSWFFGRFADRRGRRAALTVSVSLMALCSLVIALVPSQAVIGMAAPIILIVARLVQGFATGGEYGTSATYMSEAATRERRGFFSSFQYVTLVGGHVLAQFTLLILQTVLDDDQLREFGWRIAFAVGGVAAVVVFWLRRTMDESLSEEVIEATKAGEDPGAGSMRALFTQYWRPLLLCFLITLGGTVAFYTYSVNAPAIVKTAYKGEGMTATWINLTGLIFLMLLQPVGGILSDRIGRKPMLIFFGVGGLVWTYVLITYLPETRSPLTSFALVAVSYIILTGYTSINALVKSELFPAHVRALGVGVGYALANSIFGGTAPLIYQAAKEQNQVPLFIGYVTVCIAVSLVVYIFFLRNKADTYLDRERGSAFRA, from the coding sequence ATGACCACCACGACAGTGCCGCGGTCCAGTGCCGCCGAAACCCGGCGGGCGATCTGGAACACCATCCGTGGGTCATCGGGCAACCTCGTCGAGTGGTACGACGTCTACGTCTACACCGTGTTCGCAACATATTTCGAGGGCCAGTTCTTCGACGAGTCCGAGAAGAACTCGACGGTGTACGTGTACGCGATCTTCGCGATCACGTTCGTGATGCGGCCCGTGGGATCGTGGTTCTTCGGCCGGTTCGCCGACCGGCGGGGCCGGCGGGCGGCGCTGACGGTGAGCGTGTCGCTGATGGCGCTGTGCTCGTTGGTGATTGCGTTGGTGCCGTCGCAGGCGGTGATCGGGATGGCGGCGCCGATCATCCTGATCGTGGCGCGGCTGGTGCAGGGCTTCGCGACCGGCGGCGAGTACGGCACGTCGGCGACGTACATGTCGGAGGCGGCGACGCGGGAGCGGCGCGGGTTCTTCTCGTCGTTCCAGTACGTGACGCTGGTCGGCGGGCACGTGCTGGCGCAGTTCACGCTGCTGATCCTGCAGACGGTGCTCGACGACGACCAGTTGCGCGAATTCGGTTGGCGCATCGCGTTCGCCGTCGGCGGTGTCGCGGCGGTGGTGGTGTTCTGGCTGCGGCGCACGATGGACGAGTCGCTGTCCGAGGAGGTCATCGAGGCGACCAAGGCGGGGGAGGATCCGGGCGCGGGGTCCATGCGGGCGCTGTTCACGCAGTACTGGCGGCCGCTGCTGCTGTGCTTCCTGATCACCCTCGGCGGCACCGTGGCGTTTTACACCTACAGCGTCAACGCGCCGGCGATCGTCAAGACCGCGTACAAGGGCGAAGGTATGACGGCGACGTGGATCAACCTGACCGGGTTGATCTTCCTGATGCTGCTGCAGCCGGTGGGCGGGATCCTCAGCGACCGGATCGGACGCAAGCCGATGCTGATCTTCTTCGGCGTCGGCGGGCTGGTGTGGACGTATGTGCTCATCACCTATCTGCCCGAAACCCGTTCGCCGTTGACGTCTTTCGCGTTGGTGGCGGTCAGCTACATCATCCTGACCGGTTACACGTCGATCAATGCGCTGGTGAAATCGGAACTGTTCCCGGCGCATGTGCGCGCGCTCGGCGTGGGGGTCGGGTATGCGTTGGCGAACTCGATCTTCGGCGGGACCGCCCCGCTGATCTACCAGGCGGCCAAGGAGCAGAACCAGGTGCCGCTGTTCATCGGCTACGTCACGGTCTGCATCGCGGTGTCGCTGGTGGTGTACATCTTCTTCCTGCGCAACAAGGCCGATACCTACCTCGATCGCGAGCGGGGTTCGGCGTTCCGCGCGTAG
- a CDS encoding N(5)-(carboxyethyl)ornithine synthase, which yields MTDDTLSLGVLATSRKPDERRLPIHPDHFDRIDPAVRSRVFVEHGYGAHFGATDDALAAVVGGIRTREQLIADCDVILLPKVEAEDLAEFRDGQIVWGWPHLVQNPDVTQAAIDRRLTMIAFESMNHWNDDGSFALHVFHKNNEMAGYCSVLHALQLIGITGNYGRRLSAVVIGFGATGRGAVTALNAHGVDEVRVLTNRDVAAVAAPIPSVQLLQMSHDDDAPPERTVVDTPDNGVVPVVELLARHDIAVNCVLQNPTRPLIFATEDDLSAFSPGSMIVDVSCDAGMGFSWAEPTSFADPLRLLRNGVHYYAVDHSPSYLFDSATWEISEALLPHLETVLGGPSAWEKSPTVQRAVEMRDGVVLNREILSFQHREDEYPHARR from the coding sequence ATGACGGACGACACCTTGTCGCTGGGGGTCCTGGCGACCTCGCGTAAACCCGACGAACGCCGGCTGCCCATCCACCCGGATCACTTCGACCGGATCGACCCGGCGGTCCGGTCGCGGGTCTTCGTCGAGCACGGATACGGCGCCCACTTCGGCGCCACCGACGACGCGCTCGCCGCGGTGGTGGGCGGCATCCGGACCCGCGAGCAGCTGATCGCCGACTGCGACGTCATCCTGCTGCCCAAGGTCGAGGCGGAGGACCTCGCCGAGTTCCGGGACGGCCAGATCGTCTGGGGCTGGCCGCACCTCGTCCAGAACCCCGACGTCACCCAGGCAGCGATCGACCGGCGGCTCACGATGATCGCGTTCGAGTCGATGAACCACTGGAACGACGACGGCAGCTTCGCGCTGCACGTGTTCCACAAGAACAACGAGATGGCCGGGTACTGCTCGGTGCTGCACGCCCTGCAATTGATCGGCATCACCGGCAACTACGGCCGGCGCCTCAGCGCAGTGGTCATCGGCTTCGGCGCCACCGGGCGCGGGGCGGTCACCGCGTTGAACGCGCACGGCGTCGACGAGGTCCGCGTGCTGACCAACCGCGACGTCGCCGCCGTCGCCGCGCCGATCCCGTCGGTGCAGCTGCTGCAGATGAGCCATGACGACGACGCCCCGCCCGAGCGCACCGTGGTCGACACCCCCGACAACGGCGTCGTTCCCGTCGTCGAGTTGCTCGCGAGGCACGACATCGCCGTCAACTGTGTGCTGCAGAATCCGACCAGACCGCTGATCTTCGCCACCGAGGACGACCTGTCGGCGTTCTCTCCCGGAAGCATGATCGTCGACGTGTCCTGCGACGCCGGGATGGGCTTCAGCTGGGCGGAGCCCACCTCGTTCGCCGATCCACTTCGCTTGCTGCGCAACGGTGTTCACTACTACGCGGTCGATCACAGCCCGTCCTACCTGTTCGACTCCGCGACGTGGGAGATCAGCGAGGCCCTGCTGCCGCACTTAGAGACGGTGCTGGGCGGCCCGTCGGCGTGGGAGAAGAGCCCGACCGTGCAGCGGGCCGTCGAGATGCGCGACGGCGTGGTGCTCAACCGCGAGATCCTGTCGTTCCAGCATCGCGAGGACGAGTACCCGCACGCGCGGAGGTAA
- a CDS encoding FHA domain-containing protein, which produces MPSHLEVFTPSGRELVPLSGQRVTLGKAAGNVVALEHDATVSRLHAVFENLGAAWSIRDMGSRNGTYLNGEKITAERVLHSGDEVRVGKSRLIFWMVRDSAEGGREEETVTAQPVDAPPRLTRREYDVLVVLCRPLVSDAPFPEPASVRAMAGELYVTEAAVKQHLQNLYDKFAVPAEGDRRVRLANEALRRGAVTLAQLRDGAT; this is translated from the coding sequence ATGCCTTCCCACCTGGAAGTCTTCACACCGTCGGGCCGCGAACTCGTCCCCCTGAGCGGCCAGCGCGTGACCCTCGGCAAGGCGGCCGGCAACGTCGTCGCGCTCGAGCACGACGCCACGGTCTCCCGGCTGCACGCGGTGTTCGAAAACCTCGGCGCCGCATGGTCGATCCGCGACATGGGCAGCCGCAACGGCACGTACCTCAACGGGGAGAAGATCACCGCCGAACGCGTCCTGCATTCGGGCGACGAGGTGCGCGTCGGCAAGTCGCGGCTGATCTTCTGGATGGTCCGCGACTCCGCGGAGGGCGGCCGCGAGGAGGAGACCGTCACCGCGCAACCCGTCGACGCACCGCCGCGGCTGACCCGACGCGAGTATGACGTGCTCGTGGTGCTGTGCCGGCCGCTGGTCTCCGACGCCCCGTTTCCCGAACCGGCGTCGGTGCGGGCGATGGCCGGCGAGCTCTACGTCACCGAGGCCGCCGTCAAGCAGCACCTGCAGAACCTCTATGACAAGTTCGCCGTCCCCGCCGAGGGCGACCGCCGCGTCCGGCTGGCCAACGAGGCGCTGCGCCGCGGCGCGGTGACCCTCGCCCAGCTGCGCGACGGCGCTACGTGA
- a CDS encoding DUF6131 family protein — protein MIILGIIAVIAGLLLKISILTTIGIILIVVGAILAVLGSTGRAVGGRRHYF, from the coding sequence ATGATCATTCTCGGCATCATCGCCGTCATCGCAGGACTCCTGCTCAAGATCTCCATTCTCACCACGATCGGGATCATCCTCATCGTCGTCGGGGCCATCCTCGCGGTCCTCGGCTCCACCGGTCGCGCCGTCGGCGGCCGCCGGCACTACTTCTGA
- the ponA2 gene encoding transglycosylase/D,D-transpeptidase PonA2, whose amino-acid sequence MRGRRRATWGAIARLALCCVCAGLLVAGLMFPFVGGAGALVMRVSASATEEFTQLLDGEAPTVSTMVDAKGTPIAWLYEQRRWMVPSNRIANTMKLAIISIEDKRFAEHNGVDWQGTLTGLTGYLQGDGNTRGGSTIEQQYVKNFNLLVMAQTNAERRAAVEISPARKLREIRAALAMDVALPKAEILARYLNLVSFGNGAFGVQDAARTYFGINAADLNWQQAALLAGMVRSPSSLDPYTHPEAALERRNVVLNTMIENLPEQADELRLAKAQPLGVLPQPEPLPQGCIAAGNRAFFCEYALQYLARAGLSKDDVARNGYLIRTSLDPTVQDSVKNAIDELADPTADGVASVMSVIRPGRDAHHVVAMADNRTYGLDLNAGQTVQPQPFSLVGDGAGSVFKIFTTAAALEMGMGINANLDVPGTFRGTGLGDSSEPGCPPKTWCVKNASNYSGQMNVTDALAKSPNTAFAKLIAQVGVPRAVDMAVRLGLRSYAEPGTARAYDPGSNESLADWVKRQNLGSFTLGPLELNALELSNVAATLASGGMWCPPNPIDEVVDRHGRPVTLETAPCEQVVPEGLANTMANALGKDHTSGTAAGAAGSVGWDLPMSGKTGTTESHRSSAFLGFTNQYAAANYIFDDSPNPSGLCSSPLRKCSSGNLYGGTEPARTWFTAMEPIADYFGPVAMPPTDPRYVDGGPGSEVPSVTGLKLDAARKKLTDAGFQVAPDPTPVNSYSSRGTVVGTTPRGKTIPGSIITINASNGIAPAPVYQPPPPPSGPAPPPPPDAPPPPPPPNVIEIPGLPPIVLPWPAPPPPPPPPPPPPA is encoded by the coding sequence ATGCGCGGCCGTCGTCGGGCAACGTGGGGGGCCATCGCCCGGCTGGCGCTGTGCTGCGTCTGCGCCGGGCTGCTCGTCGCCGGGCTCATGTTCCCGTTCGTCGGCGGCGCCGGCGCGCTGGTGATGCGCGTATCCGCCTCGGCGACAGAGGAATTCACGCAGCTTCTTGACGGCGAGGCGCCGACGGTCTCCACCATGGTGGACGCGAAGGGCACCCCGATCGCGTGGTTGTACGAGCAGCGCCGCTGGATGGTTCCCAGCAATCGGATCGCCAACACGATGAAGCTGGCCATCATCTCGATCGAGGACAAGCGCTTCGCCGAGCACAACGGCGTCGACTGGCAGGGCACGCTGACCGGCCTCACCGGCTACCTGCAGGGCGACGGCAACACCCGCGGCGGGTCGACCATTGAGCAGCAGTACGTCAAGAACTTCAACCTGCTCGTCATGGCGCAGACCAACGCCGAACGCCGCGCCGCCGTCGAGATCAGCCCCGCCCGCAAGCTGCGCGAGATCCGCGCCGCCCTGGCCATGGACGTCGCACTGCCCAAGGCGGAGATCCTGGCCCGCTACCTGAACCTGGTGTCGTTCGGCAACGGCGCATTCGGCGTGCAGGACGCCGCACGCACCTACTTCGGCATCAACGCCGCCGACCTGAACTGGCAGCAGGCCGCGCTGCTCGCCGGCATGGTGCGCTCGCCCAGCTCCCTGGATCCCTACACCCATCCCGAGGCCGCGCTGGAGCGACGCAACGTCGTGCTCAACACGATGATCGAGAACCTGCCCGAGCAGGCCGACGAACTGCGGCTGGCCAAGGCCCAACCGCTGGGCGTGCTTCCGCAGCCCGAGCCGCTGCCGCAGGGCTGCATCGCCGCAGGCAACCGCGCGTTCTTCTGCGAGTACGCGCTGCAGTACCTGGCCCGCGCCGGTCTGAGCAAGGACGACGTGGCCCGCAACGGCTACCTGATCCGCACCTCCCTCGACCCGACGGTGCAGGACAGCGTCAAGAACGCCATCGACGAACTCGCGGACCCCACCGCCGACGGCGTCGCCAGCGTGATGAGCGTGATCCGGCCCGGCCGCGACGCCCACCACGTGGTCGCGATGGCCGACAACCGCACCTACGGGCTCGACCTGAACGCCGGCCAGACCGTGCAGCCTCAACCCTTCTCGCTCGTCGGCGACGGCGCCGGGTCGGTGTTCAAGATCTTCACCACCGCCGCGGCGCTCGAGATGGGGATGGGCATCAACGCCAACCTCGACGTGCCCGGGACGTTCCGCGGCACCGGCTTGGGCGACAGTTCCGAACCCGGCTGCCCTCCCAAGACGTGGTGCGTGAAGAACGCGTCGAACTACTCCGGGCAGATGAACGTCACCGACGCGCTCGCCAAGTCCCCCAACACGGCGTTCGCCAAACTCATCGCCCAGGTCGGGGTGCCCCGTGCGGTGGACATGGCGGTCCGCCTCGGACTGCGCTCCTACGCCGAACCCGGCACCGCCCGCGCCTACGACCCCGGCAGCAACGAGAGCCTCGCGGACTGGGTGAAGCGGCAGAACCTCGGCTCGTTCACCCTCGGCCCGCTCGAGCTCAACGCGCTCGAGCTGTCGAACGTCGCGGCGACGCTCGCGTCCGGCGGCATGTGGTGCCCGCCCAACCCCATCGACGAGGTCGTCGACCGCCACGGCCGCCCGGTCACCCTCGAGACGGCGCCCTGCGAGCAGGTGGTGCCCGAGGGCCTCGCCAACACGATGGCCAATGCGCTCGGCAAGGACCACACCAGCGGCACCGCGGCCGGCGCCGCGGGATCGGTCGGCTGGGACCTGCCGATGTCCGGCAAGACCGGGACGACGGAGTCGCACCGCTCCTCGGCGTTCCTCGGGTTCACCAACCAGTACGCCGCGGCGAACTACATCTTCGACGACTCCCCGAACCCGTCGGGTCTGTGCTCGTCGCCGCTGCGCAAGTGCAGCAGCGGAAACCTCTATGGCGGAACCGAACCCGCGCGTACCTGGTTCACCGCGATGGAGCCGATCGCCGACTACTTCGGCCCGGTCGCCATGCCGCCCACCGATCCGCGATACGTCGATGGCGGCCCGGGCAGCGAGGTGCCGAGCGTCACCGGCCTCAAACTCGATGCGGCGCGAAAGAAGTTGACCGACGCCGGTTTCCAGGTCGCCCCGGATCCGACACCGGTCAACAGCTACTCGTCGCGGGGCACCGTCGTCGGGACCACACCGCGCGGCAAGACGATCCCCGGGTCGATCATCACGATCAACGCCAGCAACGGCATCGCGCCGGCACCGGTGTACCAACCGCCGCCACCGCCGAGCGGGCCGGCGCCGCCGCCACCCCCGGACGCGCCGCCTCCTCCGCCGCCGCCGAACGTCATCGAGATCCCGGGGCTACCGCCGATCGTGCTGCCGTGGCCGGCACCGCCCCCGCCACCCCCGCCGCCGCCTCCCCCGCCGGCATGA